In the Drosophila willistoni isolate 14030-0811.24 chromosome 3R, UCI_dwil_1.1, whole genome shotgun sequence genome, GCGCTGGTTTCGGTGGTGTGCTGTGCACCTTACCCTTGCCATAGATCCAATCGAAGGGTCCTCTGCGTTCACCAACCACACAGGCTCCATACTGTACATAGGGATTGGGTGGATGCGGGAACATCGATGGCATGGCCCAATCATCTTCCATATACTGAGTTTCGGCGTTCGTGTGATCCGGATGGTGCAACCGTTCGGGTTTGACGAGTCCTGCTGGTGGGGTAACACCAAACTCATATTCCTGCTCACTATCTGCATCGTCGTCGTCCTCGTCATCGTCGTTAGAATAAATGAAACTGTCGCTTGTATTTGGCAAGCCCAATCGCTCACACAATGTTTCAAAAGCGTACACCAAGCGCTCTTTATCTACATGGCTACGACAGTGGCAGGAAACGATAGGATTTTGGCAGGTACATAGCGGGAATCCATGGTCTTGTAGGCCAGTTTTCAATTCACGCATTTTCACGGCCTTGGGATCCTTGGTTATGCGAAAAACCACAGGCTTCATGTCAGCATACGGATTGGCGCACACTGCCAATGCTTTGGGGTCCTTAAGTGGGCGCAAGGTTATAATATATTCACCATTCTTCTTACTGATGTGCAATGTTGGATGTTGCTCTAAATTTTCTTCCTCACTTGCATCACTTTCTTTGCGAGTCTTCTTGGAACGGCAATGATAACGCGAGAGGCAAATGGTGTCAACTGGAAAATCTTTTAGAAAGTAGGACATTAGCCCTCTAATGGGCTTGCAAATTGCTCCAGGCTTCCACTTCTTGAAACGTGACATCGAACTCTTAGTCCACATCCAGCCCATGTGGCAGGGAATCTTACGATAACCCGTGTAGCTGCCGTCACTGATGCATGTGTTGTGGCCTATTCGGGAACCGTGATCGCTCTTTTTCGAGTTCCAAAAGGCATACCTAGTAAAAAACTCAGAGGTAAGGGATTAACGCAGACATCTTTTAGAATTAACTTACTTCTTGCTCGGCGATCGCCACTTACTCTTGCCTCTAGCCTTCTTTGGTTTTCGTGGACTGGGATAGGCCCTGTCAATCTCTTTCAAAGCCTTGTTAAGAGAACGTTGGCGTGCCCGCGATAACTTAACTGATTTACCGCAATGAGCCATCAGCTCTTGCCGCATCTGCTCATCAAGCAAATCACCCTGagatgttttctttttgtttgtgtcaTATACATTTCGCATTTCAGTAAATATCTTAATTAAATGCGAGCGTCGTTGCGATACAGTTGATTCCTTCTTCTCCAATTCGTTGGTCTCTTTCTGGGGCTCATTTTGTTCCGCCGGTGTGGGCTTGTTGATGTTTACGTCCTTCTCTTTGAAAATGCTCTCGCACAACTTACGAATGCGACAGCGAGTGCAGGGTATACCAGTAATGCAGCCGCAGTTCTTGGGGTCAGTATTATTTGCATCATTATCCTCAGTACAGGAATCATCCTCTTCCTCAGAGTCACTGCGACACCTATCCTCCCGCATGTGGACATCTAGTATCTGTTTCGCTGTGGCATTCTCATCATAAAGCTCTTCCTCGGACTCGGCATTATAGTTTCTATAGCCGCAATAGGGACAAGCGGATAACTTGGGCAGCCAACTGACATCGGATTTGCAGAGGATGCACAATGTGGGAGCTTGGTGACTTGCCTGCGTCAATTTGGGTGTTTCAATTGGATATGAGCCTAACGCTTTTCGACGTTCATCCTCATCTACATTGACATAGCCGCCCGACAGGTTAAAGCTCTCGTCTGACCCATCCTCCGACGACGATGCCGTtctctttttgcttttcttgcGCCATTTTTTACCTGCTGCATGTGTGGGCGGCGGCGTGGGTACACGAATGCGATCCAAGTCAAGGTCTTCGAGCAGTTCTTTCAACATATTTCGTTCACTTCTCTTATCCTGCTCCGGCGGTGGAGGAGGTGGAGCTTCGCCACCAGTCAGGCAGCAGCTCCAGCCCTGTGGAGTATTCGGGGAATGAACGCACTTAAACGGAGCGTTTATACCAGACATGAGCCGCTGGTCCGTAATACACGACGTGGTCGGGCACTTGCATGAGCGTCCAAGGGTAAATACTACATCCTTTGGATGCAGCGATTTGTCCACAGTTCGGCAGACATCATAAGGACAATTATTTTCAGGGCTACAACCAGAGGAGAAAATGCTCAACTTTTCTGTTAAGCAAAGGACATATCACTTACTCTACATCTGGATGCTCTGCGCTAAATTTAAGCTTCATTTGGATGGTATCCACATTCTTTCCATGATGAACAATATCCATATCAATAGTTTGGATTACTTCAAAAGTGGGATCAGTCAATTGGCGCAA is a window encoding:
- the LOC6650143 gene encoding uncharacterized protein LOC6650143, yielding MASEMQTYKFDVVIPKTNLPPPKEEDTSSEYVFSVRIFKDFVDLPFDRMWAEDFADAPLGQILSTPCELIGSLTSKGVCVTLRNKQGLLGSGTTALTPLVLRQLTDPTFEVIQTIDMDIVHHGKNVDTIQMKLKFSAEHPDVDPENNCPYDVCRTVDKSLHPKDVVFTLGRSCKCPTTSCITDQRLMSGINAPFKCVHSPNTPQGWSCCLTGGEAPPPPPPEQDKRSERNMLKELLEDLDLDRIRVPTPPPTHAAGKKWRKKSKKRTASSSEDGSDESFNLSGGYVNVDEDERRKALGSYPIETPKLTQASHQAPTLCILCKSDVSWLPKLSACPYCGYRNYNAESEEELYDENATAKQILDVHMREDRCRSDSEEEDDSCTEDNDANNTDPKNCGCITGIPCTRCRIRKLCESIFKEKDVNINKPTPAEQNEPQKETNELEKKESTVSQRRSHLIKIFTEMRNVYDTNKKKTSQGDLLDEQMRQELMAHCGKSVKLSRARQRSLNKALKEIDRAYPSPRKPKKARGKSKWRSPSKKYAFWNSKKSDHGSRIGHNTCISDGSYTGYRKIPCHMGWMWTKSSMSRFKKWKPGAICKPIRGLMSYFLKDFPVDTICLSRYHCRSKKTRKESDASEEENLEQHPTLHISKKNGEYIITLRPLKDPKALAVCANPYADMKPVVFRITKDPKAVKMRELKTGLQDHGFPLCTCQNPIVSCHCRSHVDKERLVYAFETLCERLGLPNTSDSFIYSNDDDEDDDDADSEQEYEFGVTPPAGLVKPERLHHPDHTNAETQYMEDDWAMPSMFPHPPNPYVQYGACVVGERRGPFDWIYGKGKVHSTPPKPAQRNKPKKADKSKKRLQGGYVSEQRLKGGYVSKQVAEAFVRKQSVERIPTTSLYTKRKWHKSSSPEATSITDISAYSHLRH